The Ursus arctos isolate Adak ecotype North America chromosome X, UrsArc2.0, whole genome shotgun sequence genome includes the window ttttttctcctaatacttttcctcttttccttttccacattCCAGTATTCTCCAGCATAGTCCATTCAAAACACAAGTTCCAGCGACCCTGGGAGATTCAGGTGAAGAAGGACGGGCCACACAAACTGTAAACCCTTTGTGGTCCTAGGCCAAAAAGGTGTGGTGAAGAACATTGTTTTAGGGAAGACCTGCCGTGCCGGTGGATGTGATGGCTAGACCTCTCGACCTCTATTAGTTACCTCTTGAGAGGAAACTCAAATCATAATGGATGCTGAGTATGTCCTATGCAATTGGAAAGGCCACTTTTGGCCAGCAAAGGTTTTGTCCAGATCTAGGATCTCAccaaaaaataagaggaaagggGCACTTTCTCTAGAAGTTGAAATACTCTCAGTAGATGAAAAAATTGAAGTGAAAAGCACAGACATAAAGATCCTAAATGAGTCTCAAATTGAATACATTACCTCCTTGCTGACAGCCGAGTCGAAGGCCAGTGTCCCACCAGGACAGGAAGTGCCCTACAGAAGCGCTCTTACAGTGGCCCTGGAGATTCTGAATGAGAGACCAAGTTCGGGTCCAGCAAGAGCATCAGATGAACCAAAGACCACTACACCATCCCAAAGGAGACCACAAAAGCGATCTCGTAAAAAGTACCGAAAGCCCAAAGGGAACTTACTGAGGAGTCTTAGGAGAAGCAAAAACCTCAAATCGCTGCTGGCATGTTCACAGAGTGAGGGCGCCCCAGACGGTGGTCAAACACAGGCACACAGAACCGTCACTCCTATTCCAAGGAGAATGCAAGCAGAGTCCTCACAAAGCTGCAGGATGTACCCAAACTTCCCGTCACTTTCAGAAGATGGTTATGAGAAAGAGGGCAAGGAAAAGAGGGACACCTCAGGAGTTAGGTCCTTGCACTGCACAGTCAAGGAGGGTACAGGTGCTAAAGATGGAAGCGTCCTTCCACCTCTGCCACCAGGTTTCAACCTCACTGTACCCAAGGCTCTAAAAGAAGAGGCACATGACACCTACCCAAAGACCCTGGCTGTCTCCTCTGAATGCTCTGCCTTCTCCAGGAATGTTGAGGATCATGGAGAGGGTCCCTGGAAGCCAGGCTTGGAAGGTGTGGCAGCATCCTCCAGCGCCCCTAACCTGAGGCGGCGTTATTCACTCCGTCTGGCAAATAGAAAAAGGAAGCTGCAGGTACCAGAGTTTGAAAAAGGGCGGCAGGAACTTCAGTCTTCAGTCAACTCAAAGGCTGTTAACCCCACCACTGCTATTAAAAAGGATGTCGGCAAGGAAATGGGACAACCAACAAGCATGGCTTTTCCACAGGAGCCTTGTCCCATTGAAGGAGGAATGATGGTCTggtttaaatttcaaaatcaccCATTTTGGCCAGCAGTGGTAAAGAGTGTCAGCCAAACAGAGCAGACTGCAAGGGTGCTTTTGATTGAGGCAAACATGCACTGTGAAATGAGTGGCATTCGAGTTCCTCTTCGAAGATTAAAGCATCTGGactgtaaagagaaagaaaaactaatgaaGAGAGCCAGGAAAGTGTACGAGCAAAGTGTGAACTGGTGTTTCTCCCTGATTTCCCACTACAGAGAAGGGCTCAGTCGCGGGTCTTTTGCAGGCTCTTTCCTGGACTATTACGCTGCTGACATCAGTTACCCAATTAGGAAAGCCATCCAAGACGGGGATGTGGAGATTGATTTCCCAAAGGTGGATTATGCCGACCTGGAAGATTCTGAGGAGGAGGCCTCCCTGGGCGGGAAGAGGCCCCGCAAGAAGATTCTCCCTGACCGGATGAGGGCTGCTCGGGACCGAGCCAACCAGAAGCTAGTGGACTTCATCGTGAAAAGAAAGGGAGCCGATCACCATCTTCTGGACATTGTCAAAGGCAGGAAACAGTCCAGGTGGCTGGCATCATTTCTGAATTCAAGCAGGTACGTGATCTGCATTGAAACATACCTGGAGGATGAAGACCAGTTGGATGTTGTGGTAAGACATTTACAAGAAATCTACAAGCAGATAGACAAGAAAATGCTGACTCTGGCAAGGGATGACAAAGTGAGTTTTGTTCTGGAAGTTCTTCTGCCAGAAG containing:
- the LOC125281273 gene encoding PWWP domain-containing DNA repair factor 4, translating into MYPNFPSLSEDGYEKEGKEKRDTSGVRSLHCTVKEGTGAKDGSVLPPLPPGFNLTVPKALKEEAHDTYPKTLAVSSECSAFSRNVEDHGEGPWKPGLEGVAASSSAPNLRRRYSLRLANRKRKLQVPEFEKGRQELQSSVNSKAVNPTTAIKKDVGKEMGQPTSMAFPQEPCPIEGGMMVWFKFQNHPFWPAVVKSVSQTEQTARVLLIEANMHCEMSGIRVPLRRLKHLDCKEKEKLMKRARKVYEQSVNWCFSLISHYREGLSRGSFAGSFLDYYAADISYPIRKAIQDGDVEIDFPKVDYADLEDSEEEASLGGKRPRKKILPDRMRAARDRANQKLVDFIVKRKGADHHLLDIVKGRKQSRWLASFLNSSRYVICIETYLEDEDQLDVVVRHLQEIYKQIDKKMLTLARDDKVSFVLEVLLPEAIICSIAALEGLGYKEAEQKYLQGPPVHYREKELFDKNILKEMRKRSATRGKAK